A region from the Strix uralensis isolate ZFMK-TIS-50842 chromosome 24, bStrUra1, whole genome shotgun sequence genome encodes:
- the MLN gene encoding promotilin has product MVSKKVVAGLLLVYVVSMLAEQTAGFVPFFTQSDFQKMQLQEKERNKGGQKKSLTSLQQLEEEGFAEQPPADVNKVKTIQLAVPVRAGMWLTPRQLEKYQDVLEKLLAEMLQDTPDELLLYTGSRKSNICKVRTDETNDKLLQRRGLSSGKEADILLLEGEDGWTPTILPGTIPAVRAISLVKKQNVLLQDRSVPTVPWEAALAASST; this is encoded by the exons ATGGTTTCAAAGAAGGTGGTGGCCGGTTTGCTCTTGGTGTACGTGGTGTCTATGCTGGCTGAACAGACCGCAGGTTTTGTGCCCTTTTTCACCCAGAGCGACTTCCAGAAAATGCAG TtgcaggaaaaggagaggaaCAAAGGAGGGCAGAAGAAATCCCTGACctcgctgcagcagctggaagaggaagGCTTCGCTGAGCAACCCCCTGCAGATGTCAACAAGGTCAAGACCATCCAG CTAGCTGTCCCTGTCAGAGCTGGGATGTGGCTCACCCCAAGGCAGCTGGAAAAATACCAAGATGTCCTGGAGAAACTGCTAGCAGAGATGTTACAGGACACCCCAGACG AGCTGCTCCTCTATACTGGCAGCAGGAAATCCAACATATGTAAAGTAAGGACAGATGAGACCAATG ACAAGCTGCTGCAGCGAAG GGGCTTGAGCAGTGGGAAAGAAGCAGATATTCTTCTGCTGGAAGGAGAAGATGGATGGACCCCAACCATCCTCCCAGGAACGATTCCCGCTGTCAGGGCTATATCTCTTGTtaagaagcaaaatgttttgttgCAGGACAGATCTGTACCCACAGTGCCCTGGGAGGCTGCTttggcagccagcagcacctaA